In Methanosphaera sp. ISO3-F5, a genomic segment contains:
- a CDS encoding Mov34/MPN/PAD-1 family protein, producing the protein MDFNKKLSKLLGNDKSIKEVQIDSRVIDEIEKIAIEADPKEYVALLSGKIHKEILKITGLIFLPFKASENSAVMQVFMMPLTTNAVGSVHSHPGPSASPSQADLTFFAKNGYFHMIICQPYTQATIRAYDAFGNPMSFTVQDLGDEVEIKQLDEMDIDKELFDESFIEELKELEEETDTDKNIQETTVNEESDDQFNNELETGEELMSKKENNQTQVNSQPQSPATLNLEIEIKGKKVIKEIPLPPEYEPGDHVEVDIRTDKTPNDDIDEIRLNVIKAPQNMKNNNKVITVTPQKVATTKTEAPQIEENNTTKSESKIKQKTSEEIEDEIKQMEADIAKLKEENERLKNNL; encoded by the coding sequence ATGGATTTTAATAAAAAATTATCTAAACTATTAGGTAATGACAAGTCAATAAAAGAAGTACAGATAGATAGCAGAGTAATAGATGAGATAGAAAAAATAGCTATTGAAGCAGATCCAAAAGAATATGTAGCATTATTATCCGGAAAAATACATAAAGAAATTCTTAAAATTACTGGTTTAATATTTCTACCATTCAAAGCATCAGAAAATAGTGCAGTAATGCAAGTATTCATGATGCCATTAACAACAAACGCTGTTGGTTCTGTACATAGCCATCCAGGTCCAAGTGCAAGTCCAAGTCAAGCAGATTTAACATTCTTTGCAAAGAACGGATACTTTCACATGATAATATGTCAACCATACACCCAAGCAACTATAAGGGCATATGATGCATTTGGAAATCCAATGTCTTTCACAGTCCAAGATTTAGGTGATGAAGTAGAAATAAAACAACTAGATGAAATGGATATTGATAAAGAATTATTCGATGAATCATTTATTGAAGAATTAAAAGAACTTGAAGAAGAAACAGATACTGATAAAAACATTCAAGAAACAACAGTAAATGAAGAATCAGATGACCAATTTAATAATGAATTAGAAACGGGGGAAGAATTAATGAGTAAAAAAGAAAATAATCAAACACAAGTAAATTCACAACCACAATCACCTGCAACATTAAATTTAGAAATAGAAATTAAAGGAAAAAAAGTCATAAAAGAAATACCATTACCTCCTGAATATGAACCTGGAGATCATGTTGAGGTAGATATACGTACTGATAAAACACCAAACGATGACATTGATGAAATAAGATTAAATGTTATTAAAGCCCCACAAAACATGAAAAATAACAATAAAGTTATAACAGTAACGCCACAAAAAGTAGCAACAACTAAAACAGAAGCACCACAAATTGAAGAAAACAATACTACAAAAAGTGAATCTAAAATTAAACAGAAAACTTCTGAAGAAATAGAAGATGAAATAAAACAGATGGAAGCAGATATTGCTAAGTTAAAAGAAGAAAATGAACGCTTAAAAAATAATTTATAA
- a CDS encoding transcriptional regulator has product MNLDNSAINRENVTKEINELLLSYGFKTSNIYDRSCFDLLARKDDILIILKILVNVDSLTSTQAEELSKIAGTFLASPIIIGLKSKHNYLEEDVVYERHELPVITPQTLCNIIVNDIHPEIFAKRGGYYVKINGELLRQFREQKNLSLKELADMSHVSRETIYRYEQGNSQTYPETALMLEEVLQKPITLSINLLDVKNNNSLDKRIQEPKELIKLGYDIKSSKKTPFDAVSESTKNAKDITKLQEKLENKLDEIEKIRAEINKKTRENHILITNLEKGRNTRTLNNIANKTRDISSVTGYDALFVLENKQDKENIEEIPAIYTWEIKDMENIEDLLKLIKERKNEAE; this is encoded by the coding sequence ATGAATTTAGATAACTCTGCAATTAACCGTGAGAATGTCACTAAGGAAATTAATGAATTATTATTATCTTACGGATTTAAGACATCAAATATATATGATCGAAGTTGTTTTGATTTACTGGCAAGGAAAGATGATATTTTAATCATCCTAAAAATACTGGTAAATGTAGATAGTTTAACTTCCACACAAGCAGAAGAGTTATCTAAAATTGCCGGAACGTTTCTTGCAAGCCCGATAATTATAGGATTAAAATCTAAACATAACTATCTTGAAGAGGATGTAGTATATGAAAGACATGAACTACCAGTAATTACTCCACAAACCTTATGTAACATAATAGTTAATGACATACACCCAGAAATATTTGCAAAACGTGGCGGATATTATGTTAAAATAAATGGTGAACTATTACGACAGTTCCGTGAACAAAAAAACTTATCATTAAAGGAATTAGCGGATATGAGTCATGTTTCAAGAGAAACAATATACCGCTACGAACAGGGCAATTCACAAACCTATCCAGAGACGGCACTGATGCTGGAAGAAGTACTTCAGAAACCAATTACATTATCAATAAATCTTCTTGATGTAAAAAATAATAACAGTCTGGATAAGAGAATACAAGAACCTAAAGAACTTATTAAACTAGGATATGATATAAAAAGTTCTAAGAAAACACCATTTGATGCCGTGTCAGAAAGCACAAAAAATGCAAAGGACATCACTAAACTACAAGAAAAACTAGAAAACAAACTGGACGAAATAGAGAAAATCAGGGCAGAAATAAATAAGAAAACACGTGAAAACCATATTTTAATAACAAACCTGGAAAAAGGCAGAAACACCCGTACATTAAATAATATTGCGAACAAAACAAGGGATATTTCATCAGTAACAGGCTACGATGCATTATTCGTACTAGAAAACAAGCAAGACAAGGAAAACATTGAGGAAATACCTGCAATATATACATGGGAAATAAAAGATATGGAGAATATTGAAGATTTACTAAAACTAATAAAAGAAAGAAAAAATGAAGCAGAATAG
- the serA gene encoding phosphoglycerate dehydrogenase has protein sequence MPKVLIADKINEKGVEVLEGSAEVVNNPTITPEELLETIDQYEGIIVRSRTKITKEVIENAKNLKIIARAGVGVDNIDVDAATDHGILVVNAPQSTSITVAEHAMGLMLSLSRKIAIADASVKAGKWEKSKFMGMELRNKTLGVIGMGRIGSQVVKRSKAFEMDVIVYDPYITEETAKELGVEITTLDDLVQKADVMTIHVPLTPETKGLISKDELAKMKDNAILLNCARGGIIDENDLYEALKERPELKAGLDVYENEPLENSPLATLDNVVLTPHIAASTKEAQRDAAIIVAKEVKEVINGNTPSNVLNMPLVDSETFQTLKPYFKLADKLGQTLVQITTPNISELNIVYSGEINGRSKEPLTRELLKTFLNPILTEPVNSVNAKAVAKQRGIKLTEGETEDSGKYDATIKVEVKYDDNETTIEGTVENGVTKIISIDNYEVNLELEGLMGIIKYVDLPGTIGTIGNILGNYKINIGEMQVGRKSAGGEAVMVLKVDQEITSEAIAELEETKDIEVVKSVKL, from the coding sequence ATGCCAAAAGTATTAATAGCAGATAAAATTAATGAAAAAGGTGTAGAAGTATTAGAAGGATCTGCAGAAGTAGTAAACAATCCTACAATCACACCAGAAGAATTACTTGAAACAATAGACCAATACGAAGGAATAATCGTAAGAAGCAGAACCAAAATTACAAAAGAAGTAATAGAAAATGCTAAAAACTTAAAAATAATTGCAAGAGCAGGTGTTGGAGTAGACAACATCGATGTAGATGCTGCAACAGACCATGGAATACTAGTAGTAAACGCACCACAATCAACATCAATCACAGTAGCAGAACATGCAATGGGATTAATGTTATCATTAAGTAGAAAAATAGCAATAGCAGATGCATCCGTTAAAGCAGGAAAATGGGAGAAAAGTAAATTCATGGGAATGGAATTACGTAACAAAACTCTCGGTGTAATCGGAATGGGAAGAATTGGAAGTCAAGTAGTAAAAAGATCCAAAGCATTCGAAATGGATGTAATAGTATACGACCCATACATTACCGAAGAAACAGCAAAAGAGTTAGGTGTAGAAATTACAACACTAGATGACTTAGTACAAAAAGCTGATGTAATGACCATACACGTACCATTAACTCCAGAAACAAAAGGATTAATTTCTAAAGATGAACTTGCAAAAATGAAAGACAATGCAATACTCTTAAACTGTGCTAGAGGTGGAATCATTGATGAAAATGATTTATACGAAGCATTAAAAGAAAGACCAGAACTCAAAGCAGGATTAGATGTATATGAAAACGAACCTTTAGAAAACAGTCCATTAGCAACATTAGACAATGTTGTTTTAACACCACACATAGCAGCTTCAACCAAAGAAGCACAACGTGATGCAGCAATCATAGTAGCAAAAGAGGTTAAAGAAGTTATAAATGGAAATACACCAAGCAATGTTTTAAACATGCCACTCGTAGATTCAGAAACCTTTCAAACCCTCAAACCATACTTCAAATTAGCTGATAAACTTGGACAAACATTAGTACAAATTACAACACCAAACATTTCAGAACTAAACATCGTATACAGTGGAGAAATAAATGGCAGATCAAAAGAACCACTAACAAGAGAATTATTAAAAACCTTCTTAAACCCAATACTAACAGAACCAGTAAACTCTGTTAATGCTAAAGCAGTAGCAAAACAAAGAGGTATAAAACTTACAGAAGGAGAAACTGAAGACAGTGGAAAATATGATGCTACCATCAAAGTTGAAGTAAAATATGATGATAACGAAACCACAATAGAAGGAACAGTAGAAAACGGTGTGACAAAAATTATTTCAATAGATAACTATGAAGTAAACCTTGAACTTGAAGGTTTAATGGGAATAATTAAATATGTTGACTTACCAGGCACCATTGGAACTATTGGCAACATTCTAGGAAACTATAAAATCAACATTGGCGAAATGCAAGTTGGTAGAAAATCAGCTGGTGGCGAAGCAGTAATGGTACTTAAAGTAGACCAAGAAATTACTAGTGAAGCTATTGCTGAATTAGAAGAAACAAAAGATATAGAAGTTGTAAAATCAGTAAAATTATAA